Proteins encoded in a region of the Geobacillus genomosp. 3 genome:
- a CDS encoding mechanosensitive ion channel family protein, producing MNTMEKTVSRLFEFLMNEELWLRIGTGVLKIVLILLICAIAVKVLKMAVHNVFKVRQKAPLRISERREMTLARLLDNVITYVLYFIALLMILDTFGVPVKALLAGAGVVGLAVGFGAQSLVKDIITGFFIIFEDQFAVGDYVRIGNFEGYVEEIGLRVTKIKSWTGEVHILPNGSITQVTNYSLHNSLAVVDISISYEEDIEEAEKAIRELLPKLPEKYEDMVAPPQLLGVQNLVNSEVVLRITCETKPMSHVGVARAIRKEVKMLLDERGIEIAYPRMVLHRRGGEEPLDAKWQRQQS from the coding sequence TTGAATACGATGGAAAAAACGGTTAGCCGGCTGTTTGAGTTTTTGATGAATGAGGAGCTGTGGCTTCGGATTGGAACAGGGGTGCTTAAGATTGTTCTTATCCTACTCATATGCGCCATAGCGGTGAAAGTGTTGAAAATGGCCGTCCATAACGTGTTCAAAGTGCGCCAGAAAGCGCCGCTCCGCATTTCGGAACGCCGGGAGATGACGTTAGCGCGGCTGTTAGACAATGTGATTACGTATGTACTATATTTTATTGCGTTGTTGATGATTTTAGATACGTTTGGTGTTCCCGTCAAAGCGCTGTTGGCCGGAGCCGGGGTCGTCGGCTTGGCCGTCGGTTTCGGGGCGCAAAGCTTAGTGAAAGACATCATCACCGGGTTTTTCATCATTTTTGAAGACCAGTTTGCGGTCGGTGATTACGTGCGCATCGGCAATTTTGAAGGGTATGTGGAAGAGATCGGGCTGCGGGTGACGAAAATTAAAAGTTGGACGGGAGAAGTGCACATTTTGCCCAACGGCAGCATTACGCAAGTGACGAATTACTCGCTCCACAACAGTTTGGCGGTAGTGGATATCAGCATCTCCTATGAAGAAGATATTGAAGAGGCGGAAAAGGCGATTCGCGAACTGCTGCCGAAGCTGCCGGAAAAATATGAGGACATGGTCGCACCGCCTCAGCTGCTTGGCGTACAAAACTTAGTGAACTCAGAAGTTGTTCTTCGCATTACATGTGAAACGAAGCCGATGAGTCATGTCGGTGTGGCAAGAGCCATCCGTAAAGAAGTGAAAATGTTGTTAGACGAACGCGGAATCGAAATTGCGTACCCAAGGATGGTATTGCATCGGCGCGGCGGAGAGGAACCGCTCGATGCCAAATGGCAAAGGCAACAATCGTGA
- the yyaC gene encoding spore protease YyaC — MSIPSIFFSSREEKDRVFYDEQGATTSIAWRIASLLPDPLAQPVVIVCIGTDRSTGDSLGPLVGTMLKEKLLTRFHVYGTLEEPIHAVNLEEKVRAIQLIHRDPFMIAVDACLGRLKSVGAITVAKGPVRPGAGVNKQLPPVGDAHITGVVNVSGFMEFFVLQNTRLHLVMNMAKTIASGIYEAERHLVRKERIAVQPLPKDRHSLW; from the coding sequence ATGAGCATACCGTCAATATTTTTCTCTTCCAGGGAGGAAAAAGATCGCGTTTTTTATGATGAACAAGGGGCGACGACCTCAATCGCCTGGCGGATCGCTTCGCTGCTTCCCGATCCGCTCGCCCAGCCGGTTGTCATCGTTTGCATCGGCACGGACCGCTCGACCGGCGATTCGCTTGGACCGCTTGTCGGCACGATGCTGAAAGAGAAGCTGTTGACCCGTTTTCACGTATACGGAACGCTCGAGGAACCGATCCACGCTGTCAACCTAGAAGAAAAAGTGAGGGCCATTCAGCTCATTCATCGTGACCCATTTATGATCGCGGTCGACGCCTGTCTTGGGCGGCTGAAAAGCGTCGGCGCCATCACCGTAGCAAAAGGGCCGGTCCGCCCTGGGGCCGGGGTGAATAAGCAGCTTCCTCCCGTCGGCGACGCCCATATTACCGGAGTAGTGAATGTCAGCGGGTTTATGGAGTTTTTCGTCCTGCAAAATACGCGTCTTCATCTCGTCATGAATATGGCCAAAACGATTGCCAGCGGCATTTATGAGGCGGAACGGCATCTCGTCCGCAAAGAGCGGATCGCCGTCCAACCGCTTCCGAAAGACCGCCATTCATTATGGTAG
- a CDS encoding DUF554 domain-containing protein, whose product MVLLGTIVNGISIVVGALIGKWFHRIPERVKETVMGGIGLAVALLGVQMGMKSEQFLVVIFSLVFGGILGEFWDWEEKLNRLGQWLEKKVGGNGKGSIAKGFVSATLLFVIGAMAIVGALDSGLRGDHSILYTKSILDGFASVILTTTLGIGVMFAALPVVIYEGGIALLATQIERFVPREVLDSFIAESTATGGILIMAIGLNMLGLTNIRVANLLPSILVAAAAVFALSFA is encoded by the coding sequence ATGGTATTGCTAGGGACGATTGTGAACGGAATTAGCATTGTGGTGGGGGCCTTGATCGGAAAATGGTTTCACCGTATTCCCGAGCGGGTAAAAGAGACGGTAATGGGGGGCATCGGGCTTGCGGTAGCGCTTCTTGGCGTTCAGATGGGGATGAAAAGTGAACAGTTTCTCGTTGTTATCTTCAGCCTCGTTTTCGGCGGCATTCTCGGGGAGTTTTGGGACTGGGAAGAAAAGCTGAACCGGCTCGGCCAATGGCTGGAGAAGAAAGTCGGTGGAAACGGGAAAGGAAGCATCGCCAAAGGGTTTGTCAGCGCGACGCTGCTCTTTGTCATCGGTGCAATGGCGATTGTTGGGGCGCTTGACAGCGGACTGCGCGGCGACCATAGCATTCTCTATACGAAATCTATTTTGGACGGCTTCGCTAGCGTCATTTTAACGACGACGCTTGGCATTGGGGTCATGTTCGCTGCCTTGCCCGTCGTCATTTACGAAGGTGGCATCGCGTTATTGGCGACGCAAATCGAGCGGTTTGTGCCAAGGGAAGTATTGGATTCATTTATCGCTGAATCGACAGCGACCGGGGGAATTTTAATTATGGCGATCGGGCTGAATATGCTCGGTTTGACGAACATTCGCGTGGCCAATTTGCTGCCGAGCATTCTCGTGGCGGCGGCTGCTGTTTTCGCTCTTTCGTTCGCTTGA